A DNA window from Planctomycetota bacterium contains the following coding sequences:
- the metG gene encoding methionine--tRNA ligase translates to MASPASRRILVTAALPYANGHIHLGHLVEYVQTDIFVRFQKLRGHDCIFLCADDTHGTAIMIRARAEGRGEHEVIAEMRAAHLADFAGFEIGFDHYGSTDSDANRRLCAIVWQSLRDRGLVAGRAVEQLFDPVAGVFLADRFVRGTCPRCRATDQYGDACEKCGATYSPADLVDPRSTLSGATPEVRSAEHLFVRLEPLQEFLRGWTQSSGALAPQVANYLTGHFLGEPLRDWDVSRPAPYFGFEIPDAPGHYWYVWFDAPVGYIAATEEWAAARGGSWRDWWQPGDAPPAEIHHFIGKDITYFHTLFWPAMLAAAGLTLPTKVRIHGFLTVNGEKMSKARGTFVLARTYLEHLDPAALRYYYAAKLSGDIDDIDLNLDDFAAKVNADLVGKVVNLASRTARWLEATGLADRYPEDGGLFARAAADGAAIAAAYEDCDFARAMRLIMAAADRANAYVDAEQPWKLAKAGPASAARLRDVATVALNLFRQLAVYLAPVLPRLAAQTGNLVGGPIRSWDESQQPLVGLPVAPFTPLATRVDPARIAALLAATTPSPTALEPPSTTGAPMTTDPGAPLAAEPLAPTCTIDDFSRVDLRVARIVAAEEVADSRKLLKLAVSLGGDTTRTVFAGIKGFHAPADLVGRLVVVVANLAPRTMKFGTSEGMVVAASGAGAEGVYLLSPDAGALPGMRLH, encoded by the coding sequence ATGGCTTCACCCGCATCGCGCCGCATCCTCGTGACCGCGGCGCTCCCCTACGCCAACGGGCACATCCACCTCGGTCACCTGGTGGAGTACGTCCAGACCGACATCTTCGTCCGGTTCCAGAAACTGCGGGGGCACGACTGCATCTTCCTCTGCGCCGACGACACCCACGGCACGGCGATCATGATCCGGGCCCGTGCCGAGGGGCGCGGCGAGCACGAGGTGATCGCCGAGATGCGCGCGGCCCATCTCGCCGACTTCGCGGGGTTCGAGATCGGCTTCGACCACTACGGCAGCACCGACAGCGACGCCAATCGCCGGCTGTGCGCCATCGTGTGGCAGAGCCTGCGCGACCGGGGATTGGTCGCCGGCCGTGCCGTGGAGCAGCTGTTCGACCCGGTGGCCGGGGTGTTTCTCGCCGACCGGTTCGTCCGCGGAACCTGCCCGCGCTGCCGGGCCACCGACCAGTATGGTGACGCCTGCGAGAAGTGCGGCGCGACCTATTCGCCCGCCGACCTCGTCGATCCGCGGAGCACGCTCTCCGGTGCGACCCCCGAGGTGCGGTCGGCCGAGCACCTGTTCGTCCGGCTCGAACCGCTGCAGGAGTTCCTCCGCGGCTGGACGCAGTCGTCGGGTGCCCTCGCCCCGCAGGTCGCCAACTACCTCACCGGCCACTTCCTCGGCGAGCCGCTCCGCGACTGGGACGTGTCGCGACCGGCGCCGTATTTCGGCTTCGAGATCCCCGACGCCCCGGGGCACTACTGGTACGTCTGGTTCGACGCTCCGGTCGGCTATATCGCCGCCACCGAGGAATGGGCGGCGGCCCGGGGAGGGTCGTGGCGCGACTGGTGGCAGCCGGGCGACGCTCCGCCGGCGGAGATCCACCACTTCATCGGCAAGGACATCACCTACTTCCACACCCTGTTCTGGCCGGCGATGCTCGCCGCGGCCGGCCTCACGCTGCCGACGAAGGTGCGGATCCACGGCTTCCTCACCGTCAACGGGGAGAAGATGTCGAAGGCACGGGGGACGTTCGTCCTGGCGCGAACCTACCTCGAGCACCTCGATCCGGCGGCGCTGCGCTACTACTACGCGGCGAAACTGTCGGGAGACATCGACGACATCGACCTCAACCTCGACGACTTCGCCGCCAAGGTGAATGCCGACCTCGTCGGCAAGGTGGTCAATCTCGCCAGCCGGACGGCCCGCTGGTTGGAAGCGACCGGGCTGGCGGACCGGTATCCCGAGGACGGTGGCCTGTTCGCCCGCGCGGCCGCCGACGGCGCCGCGATCGCGGCAGCCTACGAGGACTGCGACTTCGCCCGGGCGATGCGCCTGATCATGGCCGCGGCCGATCGTGCCAACGCCTACGTCGACGCCGAGCAACCGTGGAAGCTCGCCAAGGCCGGCCCCGCCTCGGCCGCACGGCTGCGCGACGTGGCGACCGTCGCCCTCAACCTGTTCCGGCAACTCGCGGTCTACCTCGCCCCCGTCCTGCCACGGCTCGCCGCCCAGACCGGGAACCTGGTCGGCGGCCCGATCCGCTCGTGGGACGAGTCTCAGCAGCCCCTCGTCGGCCTGCCGGTGGCCCCGTTCACGCCGCTGGCAACGCGCGTCGATCCGGCCCGGATCGCGGCGCTGCTGGCCGCGACGACTCCCTCCCCGACTGCCCTTGAACCCCCTTCCACCACAGGCGCACCGATGACGACCGATCCCGGAGCCCCCCTCGCCGCCGAGCCCCTCGCCCCGACCTGCACGATCGACGACTTCAGCCGGGTCGACCTCCGCGTCGCCCGGATCGTCGCCGCCGAGGAGGTCGCCGATTCCCGGAAGCTCCTCAAGCTCGCCGTCAGCCTCGGCGGCGACACGACGCGGACCGTGTTCGCGGGGATCAAGGGATTCCACGCGCCGGCGGACCTCGTCGGCCGGCTGGTCGTGGTCGTCGCCAACCTCGCCCCGCGGACGATGAAGTTCGGCACCAGCGAGGGGATGGTCGTCGCTGCCAGCGGCGCGGGAGCGGAGGGTGTCTACCTGCTCTCCCCCGATGCCGGGGCCCTCCCCGGCATGCGGCTGCACTGA